A single Flavobacterium sp. 1 DNA region contains:
- a CDS encoding GNAT family N-acetyltransferase gives MANIKIRKVTLNDIDQLQKIGRKTFQETFSESNSEENMKSYLEGGFSNEKLTAELNDVNSEFYFATADNEVIGYLKLNFGDSQTELKDNKSLEIERIYVSKKFYGKSVGQLLYDRAIQTAKEKNSEYVWLGVWEENPRAISFYKKNGFVEFDKHIFKLGDDEQTDIMMKLKL, from the coding sequence ATGGCAAATATTAAAATCAGAAAAGTAACGCTAAACGATATTGACCAACTGCAGAAAATTGGCAGAAAAACTTTTCAAGAAACATTTTCAGAATCAAATTCCGAAGAGAATATGAAAAGCTATTTAGAAGGAGGTTTTTCTAACGAAAAGCTCACTGCGGAACTTAATGACGTAAACTCCGAATTTTATTTTGCTACAGCTGATAATGAAGTAATAGGATATTTAAAACTCAATTTTGGAGACTCACAAACCGAATTAAAGGATAACAAATCTCTTGAAATTGAGCGAATCTATGTTTCAAAAAAATTTTATGGAAAAAGTGTTGGACAATTGCTTTATGACCGAGCAATTCAAACAGCAAAAGAGAAAAACTCCGAATATGTTTGGCTTGGTGTTTGGGAAGAAAATCCTAGAGCAATAAGCTTTTATAAGAAGAATGGTTTCGTTGAGTTTGATAAACACATTTTTAAGTTAGGAGATGATGAACAGACAGATATAATGATGAAACTCAAATTGTAG
- a CDS encoding DEAD/DEAH box helicase translates to MKLKKINQVLQEALIDSGLTEANEMQKETFSTIKSGADAIIVSPKGSGKSTTIVMNVIQQLVCEGEESPRALIIVEDKAKVLEMEELFEKFGKFTNLRVYGVHDKGDMEYDKNYISTGIDVLIGTPNKLSDMFTTAGYNVNRLRMFILDDADPILKLRHETKIMRISNSIAKTQRIIFTDQLTERIEILADKMLLEPYVFDFDEEYDEDEEDFDEEESVNQEVDDFEEEDEEIEDDEEE, encoded by the coding sequence ATGAAACTAAAAAAAATAAATCAAGTATTGCAGGAAGCCTTAATTGATAGCGGGTTGACAGAAGCTAATGAAATGCAAAAAGAAACTTTTTCGACTATAAAAAGTGGAGCAGATGCAATTATTGTTTCTCCAAAAGGTTCGGGAAAATCTACGACTATCGTGATGAATGTTATTCAGCAATTGGTTTGTGAAGGAGAAGAATCGCCTCGTGCCTTAATCATTGTTGAAGACAAAGCTAAGGTTCTTGAAATGGAAGAACTTTTCGAGAAGTTTGGAAAATTCACCAATTTGAGAGTGTATGGCGTTCACGATAAAGGTGATATGGAATATGATAAAAATTATATTTCTACAGGTATTGATGTTCTGATCGGGACTCCAAATAAATTAAGCGATATGTTTACCACAGCGGGATATAATGTAAACCGATTAAGAATGTTTATTCTTGATGATGCCGACCCGATTTTGAAACTGCGCCATGAAACAAAAATCATGCGAATCTCAAATAGTATTGCCAAAACGCAACGTATTATTTTTACTGACCAATTGACTGAGCGAATTGAAATTTTAGCTGATAAGATGTTATTGGAACCTTATGTTTTTGATTTTGATGAAGAATATGACGAGGACGAGGAGGATTTTGATGAAGAAGAATCAGTAAATCAAGAGGTTGATGATTTTGAAGAAGAGGATGAGGAAATTGAAGATGATGAAGAAGAATAG
- a CDS encoding sigma-54 dependent transcriptional regulator, producing the protein MSKILIIEDEEAIRRVLAKILREENESYEVDVAEDGVIGFEKIKENDYDLVLCDIKMPKMDGVELLEAVKKIDTEIPIVMISGHGDMETAINTMRLGAFDYISKPPDLNRLLNTVRNALDRKKLTVENKILKKKVSKKYEIIGDCEPINLVKIMIDKVAPTDARVLITGPNGTGKELVAHQLHDKSERSSAPMVEVNCAAIPSELIESELFGHVKGAFTSAVKDRAGKFEAANKGTIFLDEIGDMSLSAQAKVLRALQEGIITRVGADNDIKVDVRVIAATNKDLKKEIAEGRFREDLYHRLAVILIKVPSLNDRRSDIPALIGHFTIKIANEHGNAVKHFSEQAVSLLQEYDWTGNIRELRNVVERLIILGGNEISESDVKAFASK; encoded by the coding sequence ATGAGTAAAATACTAATTATTGAAGACGAAGAAGCGATTAGGAGAGTATTGGCTAAAATACTTCGCGAGGAAAACGAATCTTATGAAGTTGATGTAGCTGAAGATGGTGTTATAGGATTTGAAAAAATTAAAGAGAACGACTATGATTTGGTTTTATGCGATATAAAAATGCCAAAAATGGATGGCGTAGAATTACTAGAAGCTGTGAAAAAAATTGATACCGAAATTCCTATTGTAATGATTTCCGGTCATGGCGATATGGAAACTGCGATTAATACGATGCGTCTTGGAGCTTTTGATTATATCTCAAAACCGCCCGATTTAAATCGGTTACTGAATACGGTTCGAAATGCTTTAGACAGAAAAAAACTCACAGTAGAGAATAAAATCCTAAAGAAAAAAGTTAGTAAAAAATACGAAATAATAGGTGATTGTGAACCTATCAATCTAGTGAAAATAATGATTGATAAAGTAGCTCCCACCGATGCTAGAGTTTTGATTACGGGTCCAAATGGAACGGGAAAAGAGTTAGTTGCTCATCAATTGCATGACAAAAGTGAACGTTCCAGTGCTCCAATGGTTGAAGTGAATTGTGCAGCAATACCAAGTGAATTGATAGAAAGCGAATTGTTTGGTCATGTAAAAGGTGCTTTTACATCGGCAGTGAAAGACCGTGCTGGAAAATTTGAAGCTGCTAATAAAGGAACTATTTTCTTAGACGAAATTGGCGATATGAGTTTATCGGCGCAAGCCAAAGTTTTGAGAGCTTTACAGGAAGGTATTATTACAAGAGTAGGTGCAGACAATGATATTAAAGTAGATGTTCGCGTGATCGCCGCTACCAATAAAGATTTAAAAAAAGAAATCGCCGAAGGCCGTTTTAGAGAGGATTTATACCATCGTTTAGCCGTTATTTTGATTAAAGTTCCTTCTTTGAATGACAGAAGAAGTGATATTCCTGCGCTGATAGGGCATTTTACGATAAAAATAGCTAATGAGCATGGGAATGCCGTTAAGCATTTTTCGGAACAGGCAGTCAGTCTGCTGCAGGAATACGATTGGACAGGAAATATTAGAGAATTACGCAATGTGGTCGAGCGCCTGATTATTCTTGGAGGAAATGAAATTTCCGAGAGTGATGTAAAGGCTTTTGCAAGCAAATAA